One Sporichthyaceae bacterium genomic region harbors:
- a CDS encoding CarD family transcriptional regulator produces the protein MAFKVGETVVYPHHGAALIEAIENRTIKGVERTYLVLKVAQGDLTVRVPADNVDLVGVRDVVGQDGLDRVFEVLRAPHTEEPTNWSRRYKANLEKLASGDVIKVAEVVRDLWRRERDRGLSAGEKRMLAKARQILVSELALAEHTNEDKAEALLDEVLSA, from the coding sequence ATGGCTTTCAAGGTCGGCGAGACCGTCGTCTACCCGCACCACGGGGCGGCCCTTATCGAAGCGATCGAGAATCGCACGATCAAGGGAGTCGAGCGGACCTATTTGGTACTGAAGGTCGCCCAAGGTGACCTGACCGTACGGGTCCCCGCGGACAATGTCGACCTGGTCGGCGTCCGTGACGTGGTCGGCCAGGACGGACTGGACCGCGTTTTCGAGGTGCTCCGTGCGCCGCACACCGAGGAACCGACCAACTGGTCGCGTCGCTACAAGGCGAACCTCGAGAAGTTGGCGTCGGGCGATGTGATCAAGGTTGCCGAGGTCGTTCGCGACCTGTGGCGTCGTGAGCGCGACCGCGGCCTGTCGGCCGGGGAGAAGCGCATGCTCGCCAAGGCCCGCCAGATCCTGGTGAGCGAGCTCGCGTTGGCTGAGCACACGAATGAGGACAAGGCAGAGGCCCTTCTGGATGAGGTTCTCTCCGCCTAG